From a single Nicotiana tomentosiformis chromosome 2, ASM39032v3, whole genome shotgun sequence genomic region:
- the LOC104095776 gene encoding uncharacterized protein isoform X3 — MIKRRFYKLEHGDRDAPSESSSSSDDSELEAAATEDEEEYEYEEEDDNDTKEEDDVARLTGGNESSSAGYESEDSSAHEVNPDSSVGLPSSDEDVTTLKDTKISGETHLLEKGIADLDNARNNFMPEEDDIPRDALDYVLKCKSVFKCRICPRIVCLTVQTLNAHLKSKRHARSEKLLKEGRLKLMLTEDGRIDGEIHPEEDSPIGGQNPSASKKKSKGLKRQHKGKKFNKNEENFLPVDGATDSRKNQSKKRQKNK; from the exons ATGATAAAGAGGCGATTTTACAAGCTTGAACACGGTGATCGGGATGCTCCTTCGGAATCGTCTTCATCTTCCGACGACTCTGAATTGGAGGCAGCGGCAACAGAAGACGAAGAAGAGTATGAGTATGAGGAGGAGGATGATAATGACACAAAGGAAGAGGATGATGTTGCTCGACTGACAGGGGGAAATGAATCTTCTTCTG CAGGATATGAGAGTGAAGATAGCTCTGCCCATGAAGTTAATCCCGACTCATCTG TAGGTCTTCCATCGAGTGATGAAGATGTTACAACTCTGAAGGACACCAAGATTTCTGGTGAAACTCATTTGCTTGAGAAGGGCATTGCAGATCTAGATAATGCGCGGAATAATTTTATGCCTGAAGAGGATGATATTCCACGTGATGCTTTAGACTATGTCTTGAAATGTAAATCAGTTTTTAAGTGCAGGATATGTCCTAGAATCGTCTGCTTGACAGTGCAGACTCTAAATGCTCATCTTAAATCGAAA AGGCATGCCCGCTCTGAAAAGCTGTTGAAAGAAGGGAGGCTTAAACTTATGCTTACCGAGGATGGAAGAATCGATGGAGAAATTCATCCTGAAGAGGATAGCCCAATCGGTGGCCAG AACCCTTCAGCATCAAAGAAGAAAAGCAAAGGATTGAAGAGGCAGCACAAGGGGAAGAAGTTCAATAAG AATGAGGAAAACTTTTTGCCCGTGGATGGTGCTACAGATTCAAGAAAGAACCAGTCCAAGAAGAGGCAGAAAAACAAGTGA
- the LOC104095777 gene encoding histone chaperone ASF1B-like has translation MSAVNITNVAVLDNPASFLAPFQFEISYECVAPLKDDLEWKLIYVGSAEDETYDQQLESVLVGPVNVGNYRFVLQADPPDPSRIREEDIIGVTVLLLTCSYLGQEFVRIGYYVNNDYDDEKLREEPPQKVLIDKIQRNILSDKPRVTKFPINFHPENSESGEQAPSSDHVAEAAGNEEQQLPSPKNDSDEAGA, from the exons ATGAGTGCTGTGAACATCACGAATGTCGCCGTGTTAGACAATCCGGCGTCGTTTCTTGCGCCTTTCCAGTTTGAAATCTCTTACGAGTGCGTCGCTCCTCTCAAAGACG ACTTGGAATGGAAACTCATTTATGTTGGGTCTGCCGAGGATGAGACGTATGACCAACAACTAGAAAGTGTGCTTGTTGGCCCCGTCAATGTTGGAAATTACCGCTTTGTATTGCAG GCGGACCCTCCAGATCCTTCCAGAATTCGTGAAGAGGATATAATTGGTGTCACTGTGCTCCTGTTGACCTGTTCCTATTTGGGTCAAGAATTTGTACGAATTGGCTACTATGTGAACAATGATTATGATGATGAGAAGCTAAGAGAAGAACCTCCACAAAAGGTTTTAATTGACAAGATTCAAAGAAACATACTATCAGACAAACCTAGAGTAACAAAGTTCCCCATCAATTTTCACCCTGAAAATAGTGAAAGCGGGGAGCAAGCCCCTTCATCAGATCACGTGGCTGAAGCAGCTGGGAATGAAGAGCAACAACTACCTTCACCTAAGAATGATTCAGATGAGGCTGGAGCTTAA
- the LOC104095776 gene encoding uncharacterized protein isoform X1 produces MIKRRFYKLEHGDRDAPSESSSSSDDSELEAAATEDEEEYEYEEEDDNDTKEEDDVARLTGGNESSSAGYESEDSSAHEVNPDSSVVGLPSSDEDVTTLKDTKISGETHLLEKGIADLDNARNNFMPEEDDIPRDALDYVLKCKSVFKCRICPRIVCLTVQTLNAHLKSKRHARSEKLLKEGRLKLMLTEDGRIDGEIHPEEDSPIGGQNPSASKKKSKGLKRQHKGKKFNKNEENFLPVDGATDSRKNQSKKRQKNK; encoded by the exons ATGATAAAGAGGCGATTTTACAAGCTTGAACACGGTGATCGGGATGCTCCTTCGGAATCGTCTTCATCTTCCGACGACTCTGAATTGGAGGCAGCGGCAACAGAAGACGAAGAAGAGTATGAGTATGAGGAGGAGGATGATAATGACACAAAGGAAGAGGATGATGTTGCTCGACTGACAGGGGGAAATGAATCTTCTTCTG CAGGATATGAGAGTGAAGATAGCTCTGCCCATGAAGTTAATCCCGACTCATCTG TAGTAGGTCTTCCATCGAGTGATGAAGATGTTACAACTCTGAAGGACACCAAGATTTCTGGTGAAACTCATTTGCTTGAGAAGGGCATTGCAGATCTAGATAATGCGCGGAATAATTTTATGCCTGAAGAGGATGATATTCCACGTGATGCTTTAGACTATGTCTTGAAATGTAAATCAGTTTTTAAGTGCAGGATATGTCCTAGAATCGTCTGCTTGACAGTGCAGACTCTAAATGCTCATCTTAAATCGAAA AGGCATGCCCGCTCTGAAAAGCTGTTGAAAGAAGGGAGGCTTAAACTTATGCTTACCGAGGATGGAAGAATCGATGGAGAAATTCATCCTGAAGAGGATAGCCCAATCGGTGGCCAG AACCCTTCAGCATCAAAGAAGAAAAGCAAAGGATTGAAGAGGCAGCACAAGGGGAAGAAGTTCAATAAG AATGAGGAAAACTTTTTGCCCGTGGATGGTGCTACAGATTCAAGAAAGAACCAGTCCAAGAAGAGGCAGAAAAACAAGTGA
- the LOC104095776 gene encoding uncharacterized protein isoform X6, with product MIKRRFYKLEHGDRDAPSESSSSSDDSELEAAATEDEEEYEYEEEDDNDTKEEDDVARLTGGNESSSGYESEDSSAHEVNPDSSGLPSSDEDVTTLKDTKISGETHLLEKGIADLDNARNNFMPEEDDIPRDALDYVLKCKSVFKCRICPRIVCLTVQTLNAHLKSKRHARSEKLLKEGRLKLMLTEDGRIDGEIHPEEDSPIGGQNPSASKKKSKGLKRQHKGKKFNKNEENFLPVDGATDSRKNQSKKRQKNK from the exons ATGATAAAGAGGCGATTTTACAAGCTTGAACACGGTGATCGGGATGCTCCTTCGGAATCGTCTTCATCTTCCGACGACTCTGAATTGGAGGCAGCGGCAACAGAAGACGAAGAAGAGTATGAGTATGAGGAGGAGGATGATAATGACACAAAGGAAGAGGATGATGTTGCTCGACTGACAGGGGGAAATGAATCTTCTTCTG GATATGAGAGTGAAGATAGCTCTGCCCATGAAGTTAATCCCGACTCATCTG GTCTTCCATCGAGTGATGAAGATGTTACAACTCTGAAGGACACCAAGATTTCTGGTGAAACTCATTTGCTTGAGAAGGGCATTGCAGATCTAGATAATGCGCGGAATAATTTTATGCCTGAAGAGGATGATATTCCACGTGATGCTTTAGACTATGTCTTGAAATGTAAATCAGTTTTTAAGTGCAGGATATGTCCTAGAATCGTCTGCTTGACAGTGCAGACTCTAAATGCTCATCTTAAATCGAAA AGGCATGCCCGCTCTGAAAAGCTGTTGAAAGAAGGGAGGCTTAAACTTATGCTTACCGAGGATGGAAGAATCGATGGAGAAATTCATCCTGAAGAGGATAGCCCAATCGGTGGCCAG AACCCTTCAGCATCAAAGAAGAAAAGCAAAGGATTGAAGAGGCAGCACAAGGGGAAGAAGTTCAATAAG AATGAGGAAAACTTTTTGCCCGTGGATGGTGCTACAGATTCAAGAAAGAACCAGTCCAAGAAGAGGCAGAAAAACAAGTGA
- the LOC104095776 gene encoding uncharacterized protein isoform X5 yields MIKRRFYKLEHGDRDAPSESSSSSDDSELEAAATEDEEEYEYEEEDDNDTKEEDDVARLTGGNESSSAGYESEDSSAHEVNPDSSGLPSSDEDVTTLKDTKISGETHLLEKGIADLDNARNNFMPEEDDIPRDALDYVLKCKSVFKCRICPRIVCLTVQTLNAHLKSKRHARSEKLLKEGRLKLMLTEDGRIDGEIHPEEDSPIGGQNPSASKKKSKGLKRQHKGKKFNKNEENFLPVDGATDSRKNQSKKRQKNK; encoded by the exons ATGATAAAGAGGCGATTTTACAAGCTTGAACACGGTGATCGGGATGCTCCTTCGGAATCGTCTTCATCTTCCGACGACTCTGAATTGGAGGCAGCGGCAACAGAAGACGAAGAAGAGTATGAGTATGAGGAGGAGGATGATAATGACACAAAGGAAGAGGATGATGTTGCTCGACTGACAGGGGGAAATGAATCTTCTTCTG CAGGATATGAGAGTGAAGATAGCTCTGCCCATGAAGTTAATCCCGACTCATCTG GTCTTCCATCGAGTGATGAAGATGTTACAACTCTGAAGGACACCAAGATTTCTGGTGAAACTCATTTGCTTGAGAAGGGCATTGCAGATCTAGATAATGCGCGGAATAATTTTATGCCTGAAGAGGATGATATTCCACGTGATGCTTTAGACTATGTCTTGAAATGTAAATCAGTTTTTAAGTGCAGGATATGTCCTAGAATCGTCTGCTTGACAGTGCAGACTCTAAATGCTCATCTTAAATCGAAA AGGCATGCCCGCTCTGAAAAGCTGTTGAAAGAAGGGAGGCTTAAACTTATGCTTACCGAGGATGGAAGAATCGATGGAGAAATTCATCCTGAAGAGGATAGCCCAATCGGTGGCCAG AACCCTTCAGCATCAAAGAAGAAAAGCAAAGGATTGAAGAGGCAGCACAAGGGGAAGAAGTTCAATAAG AATGAGGAAAACTTTTTGCCCGTGGATGGTGCTACAGATTCAAGAAAGAACCAGTCCAAGAAGAGGCAGAAAAACAAGTGA
- the LOC104095776 gene encoding uncharacterized protein isoform X7 codes for MIKRRFYKLEHGDRDAPSESSSSSDDSELEAAATEDEEEYEYEEEDDNDTKEEDDVARLTGGNESSSVGLPSSDEDVTTLKDTKISGETHLLEKGIADLDNARNNFMPEEDDIPRDALDYVLKCKSVFKCRICPRIVCLTVQTLNAHLKSKRHARSEKLLKEGRLKLMLTEDGRIDGEIHPEEDSPIGGQNPSASKKKSKGLKRQHKGKKFNKNEENFLPVDGATDSRKNQSKKRQKNK; via the exons ATGATAAAGAGGCGATTTTACAAGCTTGAACACGGTGATCGGGATGCTCCTTCGGAATCGTCTTCATCTTCCGACGACTCTGAATTGGAGGCAGCGGCAACAGAAGACGAAGAAGAGTATGAGTATGAGGAGGAGGATGATAATGACACAAAGGAAGAGGATGATGTTGCTCGACTGACAGGGGGAAATGAATCTTCTTCTG TAGGTCTTCCATCGAGTGATGAAGATGTTACAACTCTGAAGGACACCAAGATTTCTGGTGAAACTCATTTGCTTGAGAAGGGCATTGCAGATCTAGATAATGCGCGGAATAATTTTATGCCTGAAGAGGATGATATTCCACGTGATGCTTTAGACTATGTCTTGAAATGTAAATCAGTTTTTAAGTGCAGGATATGTCCTAGAATCGTCTGCTTGACAGTGCAGACTCTAAATGCTCATCTTAAATCGAAA AGGCATGCCCGCTCTGAAAAGCTGTTGAAAGAAGGGAGGCTTAAACTTATGCTTACCGAGGATGGAAGAATCGATGGAGAAATTCATCCTGAAGAGGATAGCCCAATCGGTGGCCAG AACCCTTCAGCATCAAAGAAGAAAAGCAAAGGATTGAAGAGGCAGCACAAGGGGAAGAAGTTCAATAAG AATGAGGAAAACTTTTTGCCCGTGGATGGTGCTACAGATTCAAGAAAGAACCAGTCCAAGAAGAGGCAGAAAAACAAGTGA
- the LOC138906691 gene encoding uncharacterized protein — protein sequence MSMATQLCPNHVVPYTNSSICRRNRTTILPIFRSLPSLDLGKRRATRLSVQCCEKQTENLRTCKNCKTQFDPLLNHPRACRYHTAHFGGETRRKFESVYAGGTMDTPDGGKVFQYWHCCGSEDPFDAGCTAAPHASYDD from the exons ATGTCCATGGCCACACAATTATGTCCAAATCATGTAGTCCCATATACAAATTCTTCCATCTGTCGTCGAAATCGAACCACGATTCTTCCGATATTCAGGTCACTTCCGAGTCTTGATTTGGGTAAAAGGCGGGCCACAAGATTGTCAGTTCAATGCTGTGAGAAACAAACAGAGAATCTCCGGACGTGCAAGAATTGCAAGACCCAGTTCGACCCTTTGCTCAATCACCCTCGTGCTTGCCGTTACCACACTGCTCATTTTGGAG GAGAAACAAGGAGGAAATTTGAGAGTGTTTATGCTGGTGGCACCATGGACACCCCTGACGGTGGTAAAGTTTTTCAATACTGGCATTGTTGTGGGTCTGAAGATCCATTTGACGCTGGCTGCACTGCTGCACCTCATGCTTCTTATGATGATTGA
- the LOC104095776 gene encoding uncharacterized protein isoform X4: MIKRRFYKLEHGDRDAPSESSSSSDDSELEAAATEDEEEYEYEEEDDNDTKEEDDVARLTGGNESSSGYESEDSSAHEVNPDSSVGLPSSDEDVTTLKDTKISGETHLLEKGIADLDNARNNFMPEEDDIPRDALDYVLKCKSVFKCRICPRIVCLTVQTLNAHLKSKRHARSEKLLKEGRLKLMLTEDGRIDGEIHPEEDSPIGGQNPSASKKKSKGLKRQHKGKKFNKNEENFLPVDGATDSRKNQSKKRQKNK; the protein is encoded by the exons ATGATAAAGAGGCGATTTTACAAGCTTGAACACGGTGATCGGGATGCTCCTTCGGAATCGTCTTCATCTTCCGACGACTCTGAATTGGAGGCAGCGGCAACAGAAGACGAAGAAGAGTATGAGTATGAGGAGGAGGATGATAATGACACAAAGGAAGAGGATGATGTTGCTCGACTGACAGGGGGAAATGAATCTTCTTCTG GATATGAGAGTGAAGATAGCTCTGCCCATGAAGTTAATCCCGACTCATCTG TAGGTCTTCCATCGAGTGATGAAGATGTTACAACTCTGAAGGACACCAAGATTTCTGGTGAAACTCATTTGCTTGAGAAGGGCATTGCAGATCTAGATAATGCGCGGAATAATTTTATGCCTGAAGAGGATGATATTCCACGTGATGCTTTAGACTATGTCTTGAAATGTAAATCAGTTTTTAAGTGCAGGATATGTCCTAGAATCGTCTGCTTGACAGTGCAGACTCTAAATGCTCATCTTAAATCGAAA AGGCATGCCCGCTCTGAAAAGCTGTTGAAAGAAGGGAGGCTTAAACTTATGCTTACCGAGGATGGAAGAATCGATGGAGAAATTCATCCTGAAGAGGATAGCCCAATCGGTGGCCAG AACCCTTCAGCATCAAAGAAGAAAAGCAAAGGATTGAAGAGGCAGCACAAGGGGAAGAAGTTCAATAAG AATGAGGAAAACTTTTTGCCCGTGGATGGTGCTACAGATTCAAGAAAGAACCAGTCCAAGAAGAGGCAGAAAAACAAGTGA
- the LOC104095776 gene encoding uncharacterized protein isoform X2, producing MIKRRFYKLEHGDRDAPSESSSSSDDSELEAAATEDEEEYEYEEEDDNDTKEEDDVARLTGGNESSSGYESEDSSAHEVNPDSSVVGLPSSDEDVTTLKDTKISGETHLLEKGIADLDNARNNFMPEEDDIPRDALDYVLKCKSVFKCRICPRIVCLTVQTLNAHLKSKRHARSEKLLKEGRLKLMLTEDGRIDGEIHPEEDSPIGGQNPSASKKKSKGLKRQHKGKKFNKNEENFLPVDGATDSRKNQSKKRQKNK from the exons ATGATAAAGAGGCGATTTTACAAGCTTGAACACGGTGATCGGGATGCTCCTTCGGAATCGTCTTCATCTTCCGACGACTCTGAATTGGAGGCAGCGGCAACAGAAGACGAAGAAGAGTATGAGTATGAGGAGGAGGATGATAATGACACAAAGGAAGAGGATGATGTTGCTCGACTGACAGGGGGAAATGAATCTTCTTCTG GATATGAGAGTGAAGATAGCTCTGCCCATGAAGTTAATCCCGACTCATCTG TAGTAGGTCTTCCATCGAGTGATGAAGATGTTACAACTCTGAAGGACACCAAGATTTCTGGTGAAACTCATTTGCTTGAGAAGGGCATTGCAGATCTAGATAATGCGCGGAATAATTTTATGCCTGAAGAGGATGATATTCCACGTGATGCTTTAGACTATGTCTTGAAATGTAAATCAGTTTTTAAGTGCAGGATATGTCCTAGAATCGTCTGCTTGACAGTGCAGACTCTAAATGCTCATCTTAAATCGAAA AGGCATGCCCGCTCTGAAAAGCTGTTGAAAGAAGGGAGGCTTAAACTTATGCTTACCGAGGATGGAAGAATCGATGGAGAAATTCATCCTGAAGAGGATAGCCCAATCGGTGGCCAG AACCCTTCAGCATCAAAGAAGAAAAGCAAAGGATTGAAGAGGCAGCACAAGGGGAAGAAGTTCAATAAG AATGAGGAAAACTTTTTGCCCGTGGATGGTGCTACAGATTCAAGAAAGAACCAGTCCAAGAAGAGGCAGAAAAACAAGTGA